CTTCGATGCTGTAGGTTCCGTCGCCGGTCGACTCCCAGCGTACGCCGCTTGCTTGTCCGGCGGCGCGGGTGATCAGCGTGACGCTTTTGGCTACCATGAACGCAGAGTAAAAGCCGACGCCGAATTGGCCGATCAGCTCGGTGTCGCCGACCGAACCGGCTTCTTTTAGTTTTTCAAGGAACGCCTTTGTACCGGACTTGGCGATCGTGCCGATATTTTCTACGACTTCATCATAAGTCATGCCCATGCCGTTGTCGGAGATCGTCAGTGTGTTCGTCTTTTCGTCCGGCAACAGATATATTTCAAAGTCGGAGTTTCCTTCCAGTAAATCCGGATTGGTCAATGATTGAAAACGAACCTTGTCGATTGCGTCGGATGCATTCGAGATCAGTTCGCGCAGGAAAATTTCCCGATTCGTATAGATGGAGTGTACCATCATCTCCAAGAGTTGCTTGGTCTCCGCCTGAAATTCCCGGGTCTGTTTTTCTTGTGTCATCATGAAGCCTCCCATTCTAGTCTAATCGACGCTATCTTGCGTTTCGCGCACAGGCGACGATGTTTTGTTAGCACTCTGATTCCATGAGTGCTAAATCATCTTTTATGATAACGAAAAAGTAAGATAAATGCAACGCTTCTTGCTTAAATATATTGGAAAAAAGCAAAGGTAAATGGAGGAAATTTCCTTTTTATGGTGAATTAGGATATAGTAATAACGGGAAACGGTTGCAGGAGTGACAAAGTGATGGGGATGAAGAAGAAAAGGGGGAGCTGCCATGTTTGATTTAAGCAAGAAGTATCGCTTGGTGACGCGCAGTGATTTTGACGGATTGGTATGCGCCGTGCTGCTGAATGAAATGAATCTGATCGATGAGATAAAATTTGCGCATCCGAAAGATATGCAGGACGGCAAGGTCGAGATCACCGAACGCGACATTACAACGAATCTTCCCTATGTCGACACGGCCGGACTCGCTTTCGACCATCATTTGAGCGAGACGATCCGCGTGGGCTGGGGCAAGCAGAATCACGTCATCGACGGTGTCGCGCCTTCGGCGGCGCGCGTCGTCTATAAATATTTCGGCGGCAAGGAACGATTTGCCGCTATTCCGGAGGAGATGATGCTGGCGGTCGACAAGGCCGACGCGGCGCAATTCTCGGTGGAAGACATCCTCGATCCGCGCGGTTGGGACTTGCTCAGCTTCATCATGGATGCGAGGACAGGACTCGGACGCTTTAAAGATTTCAGAGTTTCCAATTATCAGTTGATGATGGATCTGATCGCCTATTGCAAGAATCATACGATCCAGGAAATTCTCCGCCTGCCGGACGTAAAAGAACGGACCGACATGTACTTCCTGCATGAAAAAGATTTCAAAGACCAAATCAAGCGCTGCGCAACGGTGCATGATCATATTGTCGTGCTGCACTTGAAGGAGGAAGAGCCGATTTATACCGGAAACCGCTTTATGATCTATGCGCTGTTTCCGGAGAGCCAGATCTCGATTCATGAAATCTGGGGCTTGAACCGACAAAATACTGTGTTTACGGTCGGGAAATCGATCGTGAACCGTGCATCGCAAACGAATATCGGCAAGCTGATGCTGAGCTACGGCGGCGGTGGGCATCCGAACGCCGGTACCTGCCAGATCGAGAACGACAAAGCGGATCAGGTCCTGGCTGAGCTACTGCAAAAGCTGTGAAACGACAAGGCTTCCATAAACGAAATCAAGCGGGACGTTTTTACACGAAGAGTCGAAGAAGGTAAGGCGGGAAGATTTTATTATTCTTCTTCCTTTCTTCTTAACGGGTCGATAGGAGCGGCCCGCTTCGCTTCTTTCATGTTCATTCTATTTTAGCTACGCTCTGCAAGGCTTCCGTAAAAGGGAGCCTTGTTTTCTTTGCTGATTATTGTTGCAAATTTCCCAAAAGTAGATTAAGATTAATTGAATAGTAATTGAACGGCGTTAGTTTTAAGGATCATGGGTGCGGATTACAATGCAACAGTGAAGTAAAACTAGGGGCCTGCGGGGGTGCCTAGTTTTCAATTTCTAAGGGCTTACGAACAACATGTTACTGTTGAATATAATGAATGGAGGTGTTCCTTTGAAGAACACAACTGAAAAACTTTCGATCATTCCTCTGGGCGGTTTGGGGGAGATCGGCAAAAATATGACTGTTTTCCGCTACGGCGATGACATTGTCGTAATGGACTCGGGCCTGGCTTTCCCCGAAGATGACATGCTGGGGATCGACCTGGTCATTCCCGACATGAGCTACCTGGTGGAAAACAAGGATAAGGTCCGCGCCGTCGTCATTACGCACGGACATGAGGATCATATCGGCTCGCTCTTTTATTTGCTGCGCCAGATGGACGTACCCGTATATGGCTCTAAACTGGCCTTGGGTCTGGTGGAAGGCCGTCTGAAAGAATATCACGTTTCCGATCACAATCTGATTCCGGTGGAAGCCGGAGAAAAGATCCAGATCGGCGCGTTTGAAATTGGCTTCATCCGCGTCAACCACTCGATTGCCGATGCGTTCGGCATTTCGTTCAAGACGCCGGTCGGCACGGTCGTCCATACCGGCGACTTCAAGATCGACCAGACGCCGGTTGACGGCAAGATGACCGATTTGCACCGCTTTGCCGAATTGGGCGACGAAGGCGTTCTCGTCATGATGTCGGACAGCACGAATGCGGAGCGTCCCGGTTATACCAAGTCGGAGCGCACCGTCAGCGAGGCGCTCGATGTGCATTTTTCCGAAGCCAAGGGGCGGATCATCTTAACGACCTTTGCCTCCAATGTGCCGCGTTTGCAGCAGGCAATCGATTCCGCTTGCCGCTATGGGCGCAAAGTGGCTTTACTCGGCCGCAGTATGGTCAATGTGGTTGCAAAAGCGACCGAACTTGGTTATATGCAAGTTCCGGACGGCGTCATCATTGAACCAAATGAGATTTCCCGCTATCCGGAGAATCGGATACTGATCCTGACTACCGGCAGCCAAGGCGAGCCGATGGCCGCACTGAGCCGTTTGGCGAACAAGAGCCATCGCAGCGTCGAATTGAATCGCGGCGATACGGTACTGATTGCGGCAACGCCGATTCCCGGCAATGCGCGCTCCGTCGGCCGGATTGTCGATGCGCTGATGAAACTGGGCGCGGACGTCGTATATGAAAAATCCGAAGGCATTCACGTTTCCGGTCATGCCAGCCAGGAAGAATTGAAGCTGATGCTCAATTTGATCCGGCCGAAATACATGATTCCGGTGCATGGCGAATTCC
The DNA window shown above is from Azotosporobacter soli and carries:
- a CDS encoding exopolyphosphatase; its protein translation is MFDLSKKYRLVTRSDFDGLVCAVLLNEMNLIDEIKFAHPKDMQDGKVEITERDITTNLPYVDTAGLAFDHHLSETIRVGWGKQNHVIDGVAPSAARVVYKYFGGKERFAAIPEEMMLAVDKADAAQFSVEDILDPRGWDLLSFIMDARTGLGRFKDFRVSNYQLMMDLIAYCKNHTIQEILRLPDVKERTDMYFLHEKDFKDQIKRCATVHDHIVVLHLKEEEPIYTGNRFMIYALFPESQISIHEIWGLNRQNTVFTVGKSIVNRASQTNIGKLMLSYGGGGHPNAGTCQIENDKADQVLAELLQKL
- a CDS encoding ribonuclease J, yielding MNGGVPLKNTTEKLSIIPLGGLGEIGKNMTVFRYGDDIVVMDSGLAFPEDDMLGIDLVIPDMSYLVENKDKVRAVVITHGHEDHIGSLFYLLRQMDVPVYGSKLALGLVEGRLKEYHVSDHNLIPVEAGEKIQIGAFEIGFIRVNHSIADAFGISFKTPVGTVVHTGDFKIDQTPVDGKMTDLHRFAELGDEGVLVMMSDSTNAERPGYTKSERTVSEALDVHFSEAKGRIILTTFASNVPRLQQAIDSACRYGRKVALLGRSMVNVVAKATELGYMQVPDGVIIEPNEISRYPENRILILTTGSQGEPMAALSRLANKSHRSVELNRGDTVLIAATPIPGNARSVGRIVDALMKLGADVVYEKSEGIHVSGHASQEELKLMLNLIRPKYMIPVHGEFRMLKAHERLATEVGVPKENIFIGENGAVFEFTADSGKIAGKVASGKIFIDGLGVGDVGNIVIRDRRQLSQDGVFIVVVTLDKERGCVLDGPDIVSRGFVYVRDAEALIGEAKKIVRTVLARSENGPITEWAPLKNAIRDAVGKFLFAKTGRKPMILPIIVDI